One region of Leptidea sinapis chromosome 10, ilLepSina1.1, whole genome shotgun sequence genomic DNA includes:
- the LOC126966465 gene encoding protein rolling stone-like isoform X1, with protein sequence MCKNVALFADEAAMKKSFKPAMLGRMWQASRRGLNLDHTPAHQFACCQWQKGHRPATLYLVYRWLLFLSVLSIGISSFACQRLPRFYDGPKIELNYFKWFIYFTNWGYIMIIIQAGLALIVVQKYRNQKTFCIPCDDEEIPLPRRQKTPVLCRLYWLSHNIATDLAFVITLVYWTLVHDPKIHEINALNILVHGCNSLVMIIELVMTAHPIRATHAIFGAGAGLMYGIFSALYWAVGGTDKIGLSAIYPALDWNKPGSAFAFVALCAVVMIFAHIIATCLALLRMRIAARLRPSSHLDKYTLPTH encoded by the exons CGATGAAGAAATCCTTTAAGCCAGCTATGTTGGGCCGGATGTGGCAGGCCAGTCGACGAGGACTCAACCTTGATCACACACCTGCACATCAGTTCGCCTGCTGCCAATGGCAGAAGGGCCATAGACCGGCCACATTGTATTTAGTCTATAG ATGGTTATTATTTCTATCAGTACTATCAATCGGTATTTCAAGCTTCGCCTGCCAAAGACTGCCCAGATTCTACGATGGGCCCAAGATAGAGCTGAATTACTTCAAGTGGTTTATATACTTCACAAACTGGGGCTACATCATGATAATAATCCAAGCGGGCCTGGCACTCATTGTCGTCCAGAAATACAGGAATCAGAAGACTTTTTGTATCC CTTGTGACGATGAGGAGATCCCGCTGCCGCGGCGACAGAAGACCCCAGTGCTATGTCGGCTGTACTGGCTGTCACACAATATTGCCACAGACCTGGCCTTCGTCATCACTCTCGTGTATTGGACCTTAGTGCACGATCCTA aaaTACATGAAATCAACGCGCTAAACATTTTGGTCCACGGCTGTAACTCTCTGGTGATGATAATTGAGCTGGTTATGACAGCGCACCCCATCAGAGCCACGCATGCCATATTCGGCGCCGGCGCAGGTCTCATGTACGGGATCTTCAGCGCGCTCTACTGGGCAGTGGGTGGGACTGATAAAATTGGGCTCTCAGCCATTTACCCAGCACTTGATTGGAATAAGCCTG GATCTGCATTTGCTTTCGTCGCCCTCTGCGCGGTGGTGATGATATTCGCACACATCATCGCCACGTGCCTGGCGCTGCTGAGGATGAGGATCGCGGCGAGACTTCGACCATCCTCACACCTGGATAAGTATACCCTGCCGACACACTGA
- the LOC126966465 gene encoding protein rolling stone-like isoform X2 has protein sequence MKKSFKPAMLGRMWQASRRGLNLDHTPAHQFACCQWQKGHRPATLYLVYRWLLFLSVLSIGISSFACQRLPRFYDGPKIELNYFKWFIYFTNWGYIMIIIQAGLALIVVQKYRNQKTFCIPCDDEEIPLPRRQKTPVLCRLYWLSHNIATDLAFVITLVYWTLVHDPKIHEINALNILVHGCNSLVMIIELVMTAHPIRATHAIFGAGAGLMYGIFSALYWAVGGTDKIGLSAIYPALDWNKPGSAFAFVALCAVVMIFAHIIATCLALLRMRIAARLRPSSHLDKYTLPTH, from the exons ATGAAGAAATCCTTTAAGCCAGCTATGTTGGGCCGGATGTGGCAGGCCAGTCGACGAGGACTCAACCTTGATCACACACCTGCACATCAGTTCGCCTGCTGCCAATGGCAGAAGGGCCATAGACCGGCCACATTGTATTTAGTCTATAG ATGGTTATTATTTCTATCAGTACTATCAATCGGTATTTCAAGCTTCGCCTGCCAAAGACTGCCCAGATTCTACGATGGGCCCAAGATAGAGCTGAATTACTTCAAGTGGTTTATATACTTCACAAACTGGGGCTACATCATGATAATAATCCAAGCGGGCCTGGCACTCATTGTCGTCCAGAAATACAGGAATCAGAAGACTTTTTGTATCC CTTGTGACGATGAGGAGATCCCGCTGCCGCGGCGACAGAAGACCCCAGTGCTATGTCGGCTGTACTGGCTGTCACACAATATTGCCACAGACCTGGCCTTCGTCATCACTCTCGTGTATTGGACCTTAGTGCACGATCCTA aaaTACATGAAATCAACGCGCTAAACATTTTGGTCCACGGCTGTAACTCTCTGGTGATGATAATTGAGCTGGTTATGACAGCGCACCCCATCAGAGCCACGCATGCCATATTCGGCGCCGGCGCAGGTCTCATGTACGGGATCTTCAGCGCGCTCTACTGGGCAGTGGGTGGGACTGATAAAATTGGGCTCTCAGCCATTTACCCAGCACTTGATTGGAATAAGCCTG GATCTGCATTTGCTTTCGTCGCCCTCTGCGCGGTGGTGATGATATTCGCACACATCATCGCCACGTGCCTGGCGCTGCTGAGGATGAGGATCGCGGCGAGACTTCGACCATCCTCACACCTGGATAAGTATACCCTGCCGACACACTGA